Part of the Actinomycetota bacterium genome, AGTGCCTGCGGGTCCTTATCGCCCGGGACAACCGGATGGTCGCGAAGGCAGTGGCGGCCGCTAGCGCGATCGCGCACAGCCCGGTCGCGACGAAGTACTCGTGCACGGTGTTTATCGACCGCGCCCACGAGGCCAATGCGACCAGCCCGAACAACGCCGCGGACATCAGCACGAGCCACGTCGCTCCCTCGCCAAGCGGCTCGAGGCTGGTTCGGTCAACGAAGGCCTCCCCCGTAAGGGGCCGGCTGGTGTACACGCTGTCGAACCGCACCGGTGTCGGGGGCAGTGTCTGTCGCCGGCCGCCGTCGGCTGACGCAAGCCGCTGGGCCGTGCGTGGTGCGGCGGCAGGGAACTCGTCGTCGATGACGCCGTGCTGGTGCAGCTGCGCGACGCTCTCCCACTCGTCGCGCATCCCGAACCCTCCGCCGTCGGCTGGAAAGTGCAGGTGCATGCGGTCAGGCCGCGGAGTGGCTGACCATCACGGTCACTGCCTTGGGCGCCGAACGCGACGTCTTGGACCCGGTCGTGGTGCAGGTCAGCGGTGTGTGGTCGTCGGTGAGGTTCTCGGCTGTCCCGTTGTCGTTCACAGGGCCGATGCTGCAGCCGTACCAGCCGCCAGACGTGGTGAGTCGGACCTTGGCGTCGCTGAGGGCAACCACCGCGCCGGCGAGATGGAGGTCGACCTGCGAGACGACGGCGGAGTCGTGGGGGTCGACGGTGTAGACGATCTTGGTCACGGTGTGCTCTCCGGAGCTGACGCTGATGGCGGTCCCGTCCCCAGGATCGGCCGCGGCGAGGATCGCCGAAGAGCGTCCGTCCGCCACCATCACGGCCAGGGCAGTGGCGGCAACGAGCAGGTATGCGGTGAGAGCTGTACGCATCGGTGGGCCTTCGTTGATGGCGGGCGGTGTCACGTCGTTGGCGGTGGCGAAGCCGTGTGGTCGAGGTCTGCGGCAGCACGCCGTTGCGCCTCGGCGACCGGCGGCGGGCTGTGAGCGCCGACCGCGGTTGGGGATGGGTGGCGGGGTCGGTAGCGGTAGCGCGTCGCGCTGGTTTCCACCAGATACAGGTGGGTGCCGTCGCGGGTGGCCAGGTGCAGGACGGGCTGCTCGGCATGCTGCGCGAGCGCAGCGAGCGCTTCGATGGTGGTGACCTCCACCTGGGTTCGGCCCTGCGCTGGGGCGATCCCGGCCACGTCGAGCAGCTGGTGGCGGTAGCGGTCATGGATGCGGTCGGGTTCTGTCTGCTGGCGGTCGCGCCTGGCCGCCCGGGCGGCTGCCGCCGCCGCTGTGAGCGCGGCGCCTGCCACGACGACCGCGACGACGCGGGCGGTCCCCACCGCGATCCCGTGACCGGCGATCTCCACGCGGGATGGACGCTGGTCGGGAACCGTGACCGAGCCCGTGTCGGACAACGTGAGCGTGGTGGCGTCGTCGCCGCCGGATGTCTGAGGGTCGTCGCCGGACGCCTTCGACGGTGTGGCGACCACCATCCGCAGCTCGTCGAGCTGGAAGGTGGCGGTCGGCGCGAACCGGGCTGACAGCGGTGCCCCCGCGACCGCGCCGTCGACCTGGAGGTCGGCGGTCACGCCCAGCAGCTGCCCGCCTCCCGGCATCCCGGTGGCGGCGTGGACCTCCCCGGCCAGGGCCCGTAGCGCAGTCAGGTCGAGTCGGCCTTCGAGGGTGGCCTGGTTGCCGGTGAACGACGTGCGCTTGCCGGCGGGCAACGTGCGTCGCCAGCCGCTGGCGTCGGTGATCTCGACCAGCAGCTGACCGGATCCGGTGATGTCGGCGGTTGCGGGACCGTCGAGCCGCCACGTCAACGCCAGCTCGACGTCGTCGATCAGGCGGAGGAAGATCGGGTCGCCGGTGTGGAGCTTGCCGTCGGGGTACACCGGCCCCGGATCGGTCACGGCGGTGTAGTCCAACGTCGCGTGGTGGGTGAACGCCACCGTCCCCGGCTGTCGGGTGGGGCGGGTGAAGGCCACCGCTCCGAGCCCCGTGGCCACCACCAGCCCCGCAGCTGCGATCGCCACGAGCTGACGGGGACGCCCGCCCCAGGCGCGGTGGGATGCGTGCGTGCGGCTGGTCTTTTCAAGCGGCGCGGTTCTTGTGTCTCGCTGCCGCCTGCGACGGGCGCGACGACCGGCGATGCCGCCGCCGGCG contains:
- a CDS encoding signal peptidase I, whose protein sequence is HRPVKERTLMGMRMSAGAVGAVIVAAVAWLLVGPQQLGGPIAVVSTYGHSMLPTYQPHDLVLLRRASDYRVGDVIAYRSGELDTVVLHRVIDRDGDQFVTQGDNNDWVDQDRPTRDDVIGRAWLSVPQAGRVLNLPTPARLAVPLVLAVGAGGGIAGRRARRRRQRDTRTAPLEKTSRTHASHRAWGGRPRQLVAIAAAGLVVATGLGAVAFTRPTRQPGTVAFTHHATLDYTAVTDPGPVYPDGKLHTGDPIFLRLIDDVELALTWRLDGPATADITGSGQLLVEITDASGWRRTLPAGKRTSFTGNQATLEGRLDLTALRALAGEVHAATGMPGGGQLLGVTADLQVDGAVAGAPLSARFAPTATFQLDELRMVVATPSKASGDDPQTSGGDDATTLTLSDTGSVTVPDQRPSRVEIAGHGIAVGTARVVAVVVAGAALTAAAAAARAARRDRQQTEPDRIHDRYRHQLLDVAGIAPAQGRTQVEVTTIEALAALAQHAEQPVLHLATRDGTHLYLVETSATRYRYRPRHPSPTAVGAHSPPPVAEAQRRAAADLDHTASPPPTT